The window aatggaatcTGTAATTTCTTCATTTGAAACTATTACAATGGATGATTGACTGAAGTTTGAATGTAAAATTTCTGCTTACAAGGTATTGCTATTTCAGTTATTAAAACTACTAGTAGTATATATGGTATGACAGGTGACACGCCTCATGTGCGGAGGAATCATCATCGGCCTTCGTTACAACCACACCATTAGTGATGCAACAGGTATATTGCAATTCTGGTCAACTGTAGGTGAGATGGCACGTGGAGCACGTGTACCTACAGTCCCTCCGGTATGGGAGAGGCACCTTCTTAATGCACGGGATCCTCCTTCTGTCACATGTGTACATGAGGAGTATACTGAAGTTGCTGACACTGATGAGAACATTCCTCTGGTTGACAAGGATCATCGATCATTCTTTTTCGGGAAGGAGGAAATATCCTCGCTGAGAAGACTTGCTCCCCCTCATCTTGGTCACTGCTCCAGGTATGAATTATTAACTGCATGTATGTGGAGGTGTCGCACAATTGCACTTCAACCAAGCCCTGAGGAAGAGATGCGTATAATATGCATTGTGAATGCGCGTAACACATTTAATCCTCCCATCCCTAAGGGGTACTATGGCAATTGTATTGCATATTCTGCAGTTAAAGCAAGGGCGGGAGATCTCTCTCAAAAATCAATAGGGTATGCAGTGGAGTTGTTAAGGAAAGCCAAGGCCAAGATCACTGAGGAGTACATGCGGTCGGTGGCTGATCTAATGGTTATCAAGGGTAGGCCTTGGTATACAATGGCACGATCATTCCTTGTATCGGGTACAGCACGACTCAGGTTCGATGAAGTGGATCTCGGATGGGGCAGAGCAGTGTTCGGCGGACCTGCTAGAGGTAATGTGGCTAGTTTTCATATAGCGTTTAGAAATAAGAATGGTGAAGATGGGATTGTTGTTACCCTTTGTTTACCAAAACTAGCTATGCAAATATTTCTTCAGGAATTAGATAGCATGTTGAGCAAGGACCACCCAACAGGTGGTAGTAACACTAAATTCACTATGTCTTCTGCCTTGTAACCTACAAAGCACCGAGACTTTTAGGAGGTACAGTTAATGTACAAATGTCGGACACTCCGGGGACACGACTCCAAATTAAGTGTCcctttaagaaaaaaaaatatggggACACTTTGAGGAAACCACTTCTAAGTTGATTAAGTAGAatataggttttttttttaacaaaaaaagaggggtttatatatttaaaaaaccctaaaaccctaatgaaaaaaaaaagaaatcaaaatctattaaaaagaatatagcatcagtcttttttttttttttttttgtagtttaaatagtttgaagtattaaatgtttgcttttgatgaattaatgacTTGTATGGATGTTATTTATAGTTCATAATGATTTATGAATgttatttatgatatatatatatattaaatatattcaGATTTAGTGTCTCCCCGCCGCAGCtgtctcatattttttttaggaaaaaggcccaaatttaactctaatttTTTCAAGCTTTCAAGCAAAGATTTAatcctaacgtatgaaattatgcaaatttaatcttaatatGTCCAAGCAAGGTAAATTTTAGTTGTACgctattaaaaatttgaaaaaactggcgataaaataaattaaccttTGATTCCAGCTCTGAGGtatgcttatttttttttatcttaatcattttcatgtttcctttttttttttttttttttttgctaataacGTTTTCAATTTTACTCCTGGGATTGTATGATTTGTAGTTAATTGCTCTACAACGCACTGCTAATCGTATGCTGCAAATTGCAGCTAGGAATAATGTTGGGCCATATTTAGTGCAGCAATGAGTAGTGCTGCAATTTGCAGCTGgttttatatatatgtagtgTAGTGTTTTGTAATTTGTTGTgtatattttgattaattttatttgttattttctcTGTATTTCTAATTTTGTTATTTCAATATATTTAATTCACGTTATTTATGTAATCATTTAATATGTTATAATAACACATGTTCTTATATAAAACATGAAACAAAAgaatattgtttaaaataatatctttgattaaatttgaaacaaTTCTTATTGGAATTCTTAATTATTGCAAATGAAATTggaaatataagtataaattttaatttcaattttagtATGGCataataaaagttaattttgaaTATATTTCTAATAAGTACCTTGTGTCAGAATTGAGAAATTCTATGGCTCGAATCTCCGGAAAAAAAAGGTTACGATAGCAAGCCCCTACCCGGCCGGAGAGCCTCCAGGATAAGGGGGCGGCGGTCTTCGGTGATACGTACGACATTCATTCTCTCTTTCCCAGCCGGGCTAGGGCTAAGAAAGAAGAAAGCAGAAAGCCGGGCTAGGGCTCATAAGCAAGCAGAAGAAAGCCGGGTAAAGAAAGTGAGTTCCAAGCCGGCGTGCAAGCAAGGCTTCCTGCTCAATCTGCAAGGAGCCTTGTTCCCACTGCAAAGGCATGGCATGGAAAGATGGTGGTTACCGAGGTCAAAGAAATGGGGCCAAGGGTAGGGTAAAAGCATAGGCTCAAAGGCTCCTATGTGGCCTGCAATTACGATGTAATCCAAGCAGGTTCAAGTGCTTGATGTGCATATCTTCCAAAACAAATACGATTGCTCCAAATAGAAATTGATGTTCTCATAAGGAAGGAAAGGAAAGGGATCTAGATCAATTCTTAATTACCATCTTAGGCAGCTGGGCCCCTGATCCGCGTAGACCAAGGGCGAATACTCATCGTTTACGGCCAAGAGCCCATCTCGAATACGATGCAGTTAGGGTACTCGTGACTCTGCTGGCAATTTTAAAGGAATTCCTGCCAAGATGACGGATCCTGCCGTAGGTGGATGAAAGAAAGAACTGAAAGAAATTCTTTCTAATGAACAAGTAGTCGCAGAGACGGTGACCAGCTTGGCGGGTATCTAAACCACTCAAGGCGGAACCAAACTGAGGAGAAGATGTAATGTAAGAAGAGGTAGAATAACTTTTAGACTGCCTCGGGACAAAGGCGATTGTGGATAAAAAAAGGAAGTTAGACTGTTTGGCGAACGAAACCGGACTCATAAACAACGAAAGGGAAGGCTTTCATGGGCTACCTCGCCTCTAACTAAGTAGTTTACTTACGAAAATTCGGCTTGGTATGTGTTGGAGACATCGGCTTTATGCCAGGTTATTAGTGAAGGGTTTTGCTACCGAAAGGCTTAGTAATCCAGCATTAGTGAGTCTCAACTCCCGGTGGATTGAAAGAGTTGCTTACAAGACTATCCTCAAAAGCTTTATTTTCATATCGCTCCGTGGGGATCTCGAAGAATGCATTTTTGTAGTCCAAGTAAGAAAGAGATAGGCATACATCAAGATCTATGGGTTCGGCCACGCAAGAAATGCGTCCGGGTTtgtttctttttgattttttaaataataaaaactataaatgcTATGTGAAATTGTTGAAGTttgaaataaatattatttgttcgaaaaaatattttttggagTTTGAAATAAAGTAATGGGTTGGATAAGTTTTACAGTAACTTCCAAAATAAAGTCCAAGTCTTCTTTCTCTAATCCACTTTTATAGTGGTTACAAATCAGTAGAGGTTATTTTAGGTTTAACAAATTATATGTTTCTGAACTTTGTTGATTGATCTTTTAAGTTTATGGAGTATTTcgaaatttgtttaaagtgatctattggTCATATGAATTTGTTTAAGGTGATAGATCGATTTTCTGAAATTGTTTACATCGATTTATTTGCTCtttaaacttgtataaaatgatatacatttcaatttatCTAAATCCTCTCTTGTTTTGCTACACGGACTTAGAGAGTTAATCATATCACTCTAACCAAGTTCATGTAGCTCACGATATACTTTGTAAATTCAAGGAATCAATCAGTTTTTTAAGTCAAGTTCAAAGAGTCACATAATAAGGTCGTCGACATCTGCTATCTTCCTTCACTAAAATCCAAGATGTCCCCTTAACTGTTGCCAGTAAAGGGAAATATATTGTCTCGAGCAGTCATTCGACTGTGAGACTGTGAGATAGaaacatattttctttattttcatcTTTGTGTATAGTTTAGAAAATCATTCActcattcatatatatatttatggacTAACCATTTCTTTTATATTCTCCATTGTGAAATTGGTATCCCGTTCTCCATTCAAATGttgtaataaattattttctgCATTTATGTATGATTTAAATGCATATTGTGTACAAAATAATTGAAACGAACAATAAGGAAATAAGGACtaaggaattttttttaaagttaaagATGTTCAATTTAATAAGTTGTATTCACTGCTCTAGAATCTTTATTTCAAATAGTTGATTCATTTAGTTAATTTCTCGATTGATCGAGTGGCGAATCTATCAAAATGTATTATGTTATACAAAATTAATATTACATAAAGAGTCCACTTTTGAACATTAGTAAAAGTGAGATTTTATAAAACAACAAACCTAAACGAGTCCAATGCTTGTGTTTATTTATACTTGTCTTGATATACCAACAGATCACCTTTTAACAAAATCTTTTTTTCTCACATTAGTCTTGCCACATTAGTTTGAACGGTGCCTCCGTAGAACATAACAACTTACAAGGATGCACCAATTGGAAGGAATGGGGCTTCTCATTGAGTAGTGGAAAACCCATGCGCCATTCCTGATCCATATTCTGCATacgtaaaaaaatatgaaaatgaggATAATATACATGTGGAAAGTTACCTACAGGCAGATCCATCAGTTACATGCCAAATGGAGGATACATGTAAGGACTCAtggaaagaaaacaagaaaatggGTCCCATCGTCTGCATACCCATATTGGCATGTACTGATGGATCATAGGTCTTGTATGTGCAATAGTGGCCACAACACTACAGGAGCCGAAGCATTCAGCTACAATCTCATTACCAAGCTAGCATAAGGATATATGTATCCTTTATTCACAGTTGTGATGTGCTATGTGCTTAAACCCTATAATAGTCCACAATGGTATCAGTAAACAAAATTCTATGGTTCAACCTAATTCTCAGTATACTACCTCCAGTTGGGGTTTGAAAAACATTATTCATTTAAACTCTAACCATCGTGCTTGTAGATACATGAGgaaatttgtttttctttcataACTAAGAAGCTATCTTAGTCGGAACAATAAATAGTGTATTGCATCCTATGGTCTCATGttgatggattccatgtacataCTGATGGATGTTTTTGTGTTAGGATTGTTGACGACATACTTATTCTTGTAAGAACCACTACTGACATTTGTTGTTTCAAGAGCCGATGAAGTTATGATTTTTTGGCGCCACGCTCACCACACCGATGATATTTTGTGAAGATTTCTAGTGGCCAGATCTCTAAATATACTTTTTCGTTGATTGCTTACTACAAAACTAGTGAGGTGTCGATTATCCAATGTGTCTCTGATGCCTACATCAATAACTTTCTTgtgaaaaaagaaaacaatacaAACTAGAGTTTGCAATATACCTTAAGGCTTTTTAAGCCTTACCTTTTATTAGTCACATCACAATCCTAAACAAGATACAAACTTTTGTTCTATTTAGGAATTAATATCCTAATATTAAGCTATCACACGTACTTTCTCTCTAAGAATCCATCCACATTAGACTTTCAATACGAGTATCTTATGGCCGTTGTCTTCAATTTAGGATCTAAATTCATAAACATCAAAATTTGGAGCATCTAGCCCAAACTCTTTATAAAAGTCCAAAAGATAACATTCACCCATAATTTATATTaccaacaaaaaaacaaaaaataaaaacaaaaaacaaaaagttaaaaacaaaaaaacaaaaagaaaaaagcaaaaaacaaaaaacaaatgagttcGATATTAGACATTCCAAGAAAAATTATCGatatagtttcgtatcttttaacatattaacatattaaatatttttaacatgttaacattttttttccgTGTATGATCAACTTGCATGCCACAAACTTAGTTATCTCATTTTGAGAAGTTCTTTATAACTAGTCCGTTCAGATTTTCCTCTACGTAGAATAAAatctatattatttaaaaactTTAAGAATAAATTTGTAGCACACTTCtccaacaaattaaaaaataaattgagagcttattattattttggatcGTGATTAccattttcaaaattttaaataaaaaaaaaaaatctgataCAAATATCCGTTATATTACCTTTGTCGTCCCAAATTATTCGATCCTGCAAAATTGCGAATTTCTGGGTGTAGAGAATATGAAAGTCAACATTAATATTTTAATGTAACAACATCTCCTGTATATGCATCTATCATTATATATCAACACTCTTCTTCCCAAACAACAATAACCAAAAATTCCAACTCCATCCATTGATCTTGGCTAATCGATTTCGAACCATGTCTCCGACCTCCCTAATATTCAATGTTCACAGACATGAGCCTGAACTTATAACTCCGGCAAAGCCCACCCCTCACGAGTTCAAGCCATTATCAGACTTAGATGATCAAGATACACTCAGAGTCCACATTCCTGTGATACAGTTTTATCCATACAATCCCTCCATGGATGGGGTAGACCCTGTTAAGCTCATAAGGAAGGCAATTTCTGAAACACTTGTCTTTTACTATCCATTTGCAGGTAGGCTTAGAGAAGGTCCTTCGCGGAAACTTACAGTCGAATGTACCGGAGAAGGTATCTTGTTTGTTGAGGCTGATGCTGATGTTTCACTCCATCAGTTCAATTATCCACTTTTACCTCCATTTCCATGCTTTGATCAGCTCGTTTTTGGTGTCACTGCTTTCCATGGAATTCTCCACAGCCCTCTTTTGCTTGTCCAGGTATCCGATCAAACAACTAGTTAATAGAACTGTTGCTCTACTTTAAAGGTTAAAGTTTgaacttttagtttaattgGTTTCTTCACATGTTACCCGAGCTCTTGAACCAAAGTTGAGGGTTCGAATAGAAGAACctcctcattttttttttatgaatttaaaCACACATTGGAACGAGTCTGTATTGTGTATCCTTCAAGTGCAAGGGGCATTCGTGTGAACGGATGTGTTAGAAGTGGGTGTTTGTTTTAACTTTTGGGAAAAGCGTTTAGCGTTTAACATTAGCTTTTCAGGAAAAGTctatttttggagtttttcgtgaacaactgtttgtagttatttattaCTGACACAATTATCATTCTCAAAATAaacattttaatataattttagcaAACACCGCTACCAGCTATTAGTTAACGCTGAGGCCCTAAAACTATTATTCGACCTTAAGTATCTGTTTGAGCCCTTAACACTCCTAACATTACTAATGCTTAGAAGTTTAAGTTAATACCTTTACCCTACTTGTGACAGGTTACACGATTGAATTGCGGGGGTTTCATTTTGGGTCTACTTCTGAACCATACAATGAGCGATGCAGCAGGTCTAGTTCAATTCATCTCGGCAGTAGGTGAAATAGCAAGAGGGTCAATTTCCCCCACTGTGCTCCCAACATGGGAAAGGCATGTCCTTATCTCCCAAAACCCACCACAACTCACATCTCTTCTTCCTGAATTCGACATTGATGTCACTGCTAAACATCCCACATTTCCTCCGGATTTATGTTGTCAATCTTTCTTCTTCGGAGCAACAGAAATCTCAGCTTTACGCAGAACTATCCCTCAACATCTCCGCAATTGT is drawn from Euphorbia lathyris chromosome 9, ddEupLath1.1, whole genome shotgun sequence and contains these coding sequences:
- the LOC136206751 gene encoding benzyl alcohol O-benzoyltransferase-like isoform X1, with the translated sequence MADPLVFKVHRQQSELIIPANPTPHDFKPLSDIDDQDGLRVQLPLIFLYRFHPSMRRNDPVRLFKQSLAQTLVFYYPFAGRIREWPNRKLVVECTGEGVLFVEADADVSLEQFGDAIRPPFPCFDELLFDVPGSNGIVNCPLMLIQVTRLMCGGIIIGLRYNHTISDATGILQFWSTVGEMARGARVPTVPPVWERHLLNARDPPSVTCVHEEYTEVADTDENIPLVDKDHRSFFFGKEEISSLRRLAPPHLGHCSRYELLTACMWRCRTIALQPSPEEEMRIICIVNARNTFNPPIPKGYYGNCIAYSAVKARAGDLSQKSIGYAVELLRKAKAKITEEYMRSVADLMVIKGRPWYTMARSFLVSGTARLRFDEVDLGWGRAVFGGPARGNVASFHIAFRNKNGEDGIVVTLCLPKLAMQIFLQELDSMLSKDHPTGGSNTKFTMSSAL
- the LOC136207346 gene encoding benzyl alcohol O-benzoyltransferase-like, translated to MSPTSLIFNVHRHEPELITPAKPTPHEFKPLSDLDDQDTLRVHIPVIQFYPYNPSMDGVDPVKLIRKAISETLVFYYPFAGRLREGPSRKLTVECTGEGILFVEADADVSLHQFNYPLLPPFPCFDQLVFGVTAFHGILHSPLLLVQVTRLNCGGFILGLLLNHTMSDAAGLVQFISAVGEIARGSISPTVLPTWERHVLISQNPPQLTSLLPEFDIDVTAKHPTFPPDLCCQSFFFGATEISALRRTIPQHLRNCSSFEIVTACVWKCRIVALQVDSGEETSVYWPVNLRNKLKHLIPPGYYGNAIVFSMSNSTAKEIIENPLSYALQLVRNGKDKVNEEYVRSVTDMMVVNERRPRLPRSMSRYTESDLRYAGFEDVDFGWGKAVYGGPAFCAPVCLFHMPFKNKNEQDGIMLPVSLPSQAMERFTKELNSLLTL